In one Nitrospiria bacterium genomic region, the following are encoded:
- a CDS encoding peptidase MA family metallohydrolase codes for MEQSETLLKKITQDIGFTPGNPIGVIMASSESEFNQFQPSNRPLPSWAVGVAYPSGNVMVIRSPRLIQGNLKDTIKTFTHELCHLVLASGFEGRPIPRWLNEGLAMYESYEWRPSQDVLMARAVLSGTLIPLEDLTQAFGGNHFDVQKAYFQSYSLVHYLLSTYGPSRFRHFVLLLSKGKSFEQALQNAFDITPQAFETKWKRYLAFRFNWVPLLTSTGVLWGLITVSLIGIYFVRKRKNKEILKEWAEQEEREDENEKNQPR; via the coding sequence ATGGAACAGTCCGAGACATTACTTAAAAAAATAACCCAGGACATTGGGTTCACCCCCGGAAATCCGATCGGGGTTATCATGGCCTCGTCCGAATCGGAATTTAACCAATTTCAACCTTCCAATCGTCCCCTCCCCTCCTGGGCGGTGGGTGTTGCCTACCCCTCAGGAAACGTGATGGTGATCCGGTCTCCCCGGCTCATTCAGGGGAATCTAAAAGATACGATCAAAACATTTACACACGAACTGTGTCATCTGGTCCTGGCCTCTGGATTTGAAGGACGACCGATTCCAAGGTGGCTCAATGAAGGTCTTGCCATGTACGAATCTTATGAATGGCGCCCATCACAAGATGTCTTAATGGCCCGAGCGGTTCTTTCCGGAACGCTCATCCCGCTGGAGGATCTGACCCAAGCATTTGGTGGAAATCATTTCGATGTTCAAAAGGCATATTTTCAAAGTTACAGCCTGGTTCATTATCTCCTCTCCACTTATGGACCCTCGCGTTTTCGTCATTTTGTTTTGCTCTTATCCAAAGGGAAATCTTTTGAACAGGCTCTTCAGAACGCCTTTGATATTACCCCTCAGGCTTTTGAGACAAAATGGAAACGTTATTTGGCTTTTCGGTTTAATTGGGTTCCCCTATTAACCAGTACGGGTGTCCTCTGGGGACTCATTACGGTCTCTCTCATAGGAATCTATTTTGTTCGAAAAAGAAAAAATAAAGAAATCCTTAAAGAATGGGCAGAACAAGAGGAAAGGGAAGACGAAAATGAAAAGAATCAACCCCGATGA